A genomic window from Misgurnus anguillicaudatus unplaced genomic scaffold, ASM2758022v2 HiC_scaffold_29, whole genome shotgun sequence includes:
- the LOC129436632 gene encoding uncharacterized protein, which translates to MKPIFALLALRQNHRPIEEYVSDFLDLSNQVHFDEDTLKPIFYNALDEWLRLYMPHDMSAWSLESYIDFALLLCGSPFTVGVADSKPEAIPNTPRHVLPVMPTPVPVMPALSMPVPKMAATMLAPKMAAILPVPKMAATLPVPKMAAILPVSAPVPVFEKTTTIPAPVLQRAIITTTPALMRAIVHPAPSVKMAALPELTTPKVCLIDSVISEFAIALWCVWSAFCSVVPEVPQGPESDLPDSSDLPDSSDLPDSSDLPDSSELPDSSELPDSSELPDSSELAVPPDSPDPPDSPDPPDSPDPPDSPDPPDSPVLSESSNSSDSPDSSDSLASSDSSVLPDSHDSSGSPGSPVLSDSPGSSDSPGSPDSSDLSGPPPGTSPPWALEAFPSFFFFLGGGSTRTQEGGRGRRGGDRSGL; encoded by the coding sequence ATGAAACCCATTTTTGCCCTGCTTGCACTACGCCAGAACCACCGTCCCATTGAGGAATATGTGAgtgattttttggacttgagtaATCAGGTACATTTTGACGAGGACACTTTAAAACCCATTTTTTATAATGCTCTTGATGAGTGGTTGCGTCTGTATATGCCTCATGATATGTCTGCCTGGTCCCTGGagagttatattgactttgccCTGTTGTTGTGTGGCTCTCCCTTCACGGTGGGTGTTGCGGATAGCAAACCAGAGGCTATTCCCAACACGCCACGCCATGTCCTGCCTGTTATGCCCACACCTGTACCAGTTATGCCTGCTCTGTCCatgcctgttcccaaaatggccgctaccatgcttgctcccaaaatggccgccatcctgcctgtccctaaaatggccgccaccctgcctgttcccaaaatggccgccatcctccCTGTTTCTGCACCTGTACCTGTTTTTGAGAAAACCACCACCATTCCTGCACCTGTACTTCAGAGAgccatcatcaccaccacacctgcatTAATGAGAGCTATTGTACACCCTGCACCTTCCGTCAAGATGGCTGCCCTGCCTGAACTGACAACCCCAAAGGTATGTCTCATTGACTCAGTTATTTCAGAATTTGCCATAGCCCTTTGGTGCGTCTGGTCTGCCTTCTGCTCTGTTGTTCCAGAGGTTCCTCAAGGCCCTgaatctgatctgcccgactcatctgatctgcccgactcatctgatctgcccgactcatctgatctgcccgactcatctgagctgcccgactcatctgagctgcccgactcatctgagctgcccgactcatctgagctGGCCGTCCCGCCTGATTCGCCTGACCCGCCTGATTCGCCTGACCCGCCTGATTCGCCTGACCCGCCTGATTCGCCTGACCCGCCTGATTCACCTGTCCTGTCTGAATCATCTAATTCATCTGACTCGCCTGATTCATCTGACTCGCTCgcttcatctgattcgtctgtcctgcctgattcacaTGATTCGTCTGGCTCACCTGGCTCACCTGTCTTATCTGACTCACCTGGCTCATCTGATTCACCTGGCTCACCTGATTCATCTGATTTGTCTGGTCCACCACCTGGGACTTCGCCACCCTGGGCTTTGGAAGCttttccaagtttttttttttttttgggggggggtagtacccggacacaggaaggaggcagaggacgCCGAGGCGGAGACCGAAGTGGACTCTGA